In the Campylobacter showae genome, one interval contains:
- a CDS encoding cation diffusion facilitator family transporter gives MEVVEQVTSRDKTIVKTGLIGIVTNAILAAIKAVVGFASGSIAIILDAVNNLSDALSSVITIVGIKIAGKSPDKEHPFGYGRVEYLTAIVIGVIILYTGGTSVVESAKKIISPSTPNYDTISLVLIAVLVVVKFALGLYTQRVGQSVNSDSLIASGVDAKFDALISLGTLLAALVFVFFGVSLEAYLGVIISLLLIKAALEILRDAIDKILGARMPNSDSSQIYECIGSFDGVLGAYDLIFNDYGPDKKLGSVHIEVAHDMNAAQIDALTRRIQNEIFAKFNIVLDTIGIYAFNKEDNATRLNVEKIVFGHKFIKQMHGFYINKETNTITFDIVIDFNAPDSSALYREILSQVSSAYPSYKVIITRDTDYNG, from the coding sequence TTGGAGGTAGTAGAGCAGGTCACGTCGCGAGATAAGACCATTGTAAAAACAGGTCTCATAGGCATAGTGACAAATGCCATTTTGGCGGCTATAAAGGCGGTAGTGGGCTTTGCTAGCGGTTCGATCGCTATCATATTAGATGCGGTAAATAACCTAAGCGACGCGCTCTCATCGGTCATTACCATTGTCGGCATAAAAATAGCCGGGAAAAGCCCTGACAAAGAGCATCCATTTGGCTACGGCAGAGTAGAGTATCTAACAGCTATCGTTATAGGCGTGATCATACTTTATACAGGCGGCACGTCCGTGGTCGAGTCGGCTAAAAAGATCATCTCGCCAAGCACCCCAAACTACGACACTATCTCGCTTGTTTTGATCGCCGTTTTGGTTGTGGTCAAATTTGCGCTTGGTCTTTACACGCAAAGGGTCGGACAAAGCGTAAATTCCGACTCGCTCATAGCAAGCGGAGTGGACGCGAAATTTGACGCTCTCATCTCGCTTGGTACGCTTTTGGCGGCTTTGGTTTTTGTGTTTTTTGGCGTTAGCCTTGAGGCGTATCTTGGCGTGATCATATCGCTACTTCTTATCAAGGCGGCACTTGAAATTTTACGTGACGCGATAGATAAAATTTTAGGCGCGAGGATGCCTAACAGCGACAGCTCGCAAATTTATGAGTGCATAGGCTCGTTTGACGGCGTGCTAGGAGCGTATGATCTTATATTTAACGATTACGGCCCAGACAAGAAGCTAGGCAGCGTGCATATAGAGGTGGCGCACGATATGAATGCCGCGCAGATAGACGCGCTTACTAGACGCATACAAAATGAAATTTTTGCGAAATTTAACATTGTTTTAGATACCATTGGCATCTATGCATTTAATAAAGAGGATAACGCAACGAGGCTAAACGTCGAAAAGATAGTTTTTGGGCATAAATTTATCAAGCAAATGCATGGATTTTACATAAACAAAGAGACAAATACGATCACGTTTGATATCGTCATAGACTTTAACGCGCCAGATAGCTCGGCACTCTACCGCGAAATTTTATCGCAAGTAAGCAGCGCCTACCCTAGCTACAAGGTCATCATCACGCGTGACACGGACTACAACGGATAG
- a CDS encoding DMT family transporter translates to MTYVLALLAAGCCEVLGVFFLTKFQKSFGVKKAANFLILTANFALSLWLLSYAMQAMAMSVAYAIWTGIGAIGAVGVGVVFNGEKMSAQKAFYLSLITLSAIMLKII, encoded by the coding sequence TTGACGTACGTTTTAGCTCTTTTGGCGGCCGGGTGCTGCGAGGTTTTGGGCGTGTTTTTTCTGACCAAATTTCAAAAAAGCTTCGGCGTGAAAAAGGCGGCGAATTTTTTGATTTTAACAGCAAATTTCGCCCTTTCGCTCTGGCTTTTGAGCTACGCGATGCAGGCGATGGCGATGTCGGTAGCGTACGCGATTTGGACCGGTATCGGAGCGATCGGAGCCGTGGGCGTCGGAGTGGTTTTTAACGGCGAAAAAATGAGCGCGCAAAAGGCGTTTTATCTATCGCTAATAACGCTAAGCGCGATAATGTTAAAAATAATCTAA
- a CDS encoding DMT family transporter, whose protein sequence is MQTKGFLWVLGGAVAECGWAYGLKHASSAPEIALTAMLVCVSFTSFIIAMKYLPISITYTVFVGLGAFFVVIAEIVSEFRASGQTPDLLRLFFIATLVAGVLGLKRLKS, encoded by the coding sequence ATGCAAACTAAGGGCTTTTTGTGGGTGCTAGGCGGCGCGGTCGCCGAGTGCGGCTGGGCGTACGGGCTAAAACACGCCTCAAGCGCGCCGGAGATCGCACTCACGGCGATGCTCGTTTGCGTTAGTTTCACGTCGTTTATAATCGCTATGAAGTACCTGCCTATTAGCATCACGTATACCGTATTTGTCGGGCTCGGAGCGTTTTTTGTGGTGATCGCCGAAATCGTGAGCGAATTTCGCGCGAGCGGTCAGACGCCGGATTTATTGCGGCTATTTTTCATAGCGACGCTAGTTGCCGGCGTACTGGGGCTAAAAAGGCTGAAATCTTGA
- a CDS encoding DMT family transporter: protein MFRRYVLHHLGAYYMIIACMFFAAVGGFAKVLSEQMPSIEVVFFRNAVGLAIVLYAIYKRPPTRQKGGQLFVLMFRGFIGTIALFALFYNIAHINLGAAYTFQKTSPIFTAIFAAIFLKEALSKKGWGAIFLGFIGILFIIQPNLGINKTDWLGLWSGVGAALAMLSVRTLRKSYDTSVIVLSFMAWGTALPMLLMGVAEWVKFEPLDFLLSPFAAPNFKGVILIVLMGLAGYFFQFYMTKAYAASKKAGSVAAISYMDVVFSLVVGFFMGDTLPNAAAFFGIMLVVISGIIVARER, encoded by the coding sequence TTGTTTCGCAGATACGTTTTGCACCATTTGGGCGCTTATTATATGATCATCGCGTGTATGTTTTTTGCTGCCGTCGGAGGCTTTGCGAAAGTTTTGAGCGAGCAGATGCCTAGTATCGAGGTCGTATTTTTTAGAAATGCCGTCGGTCTTGCTATCGTGCTTTACGCCATTTACAAAAGGCCGCCGACGCGCCAAAAGGGCGGGCAGCTTTTTGTGCTGATGTTTCGCGGATTTATCGGTACGATCGCACTTTTTGCTCTTTTTTACAACATCGCTCACATAAATTTAGGCGCTGCTTATACTTTTCAAAAAACCAGCCCAATTTTCACGGCGATTTTTGCGGCGATTTTCTTAAAAGAAGCGCTTAGCAAAAAGGGCTGGGGCGCGATATTTCTAGGCTTTATCGGCATACTTTTTATCATCCAGCCAAATTTAGGCATCAACAAAACCGACTGGCTGGGCCTTTGGAGCGGCGTGGGGGCGGCGCTTGCGATGCTTAGCGTCAGAACCCTCCGCAAAAGCTACGACACGAGCGTCATCGTGCTTAGCTTTATGGCGTGGGGAACGGCTTTGCCGATGCTTTTGATGGGCGTTGCGGAGTGGGTCAAATTTGAGCCTCTAGATTTCTTGCTTTCGCCGTTTGCGGCGCCGAATTTTAAAGGCGTGATTTTAATCGTGCTAATGGGGCTTGCGGGCTATTTTTTCCAGTTTTATATGACGAAAGCGTATGCGGCGAGCAAAAAGGCGGGCTCGGTCGCCGCGATAAGCTATATGGACGTCGTATTTTCGCTAGTCGTGGGCTTTTTTATGGGTGATACGCTACCTAATGCTGCGGCGTTTTTTGGTATAATGCTGGTTGTTATCAGCGGAATAATCGTAGCAAGGGAGAGATAA
- the ribH gene encoding 6,7-dimethyl-8-ribityllumazine synthase → MKIIEGNLALKGGEKIAIINARFNHIITDRLVEGARDAFLRHGGDEKNLSLILVPGAFEIPMALEKALASGKFDAICCVGAVIRGSTPHFDYVSAETTKGIANVTLKYGKPVTFGVLTVDSIEQAIERAGSKAGNKGFEAMTGVIEMLNLYKNLEA, encoded by the coding sequence ATGAAAATAATCGAAGGAAATTTGGCTCTAAAAGGCGGCGAGAAGATCGCTATCATCAATGCAAGGTTTAACCACATCATCACCGATAGGCTGGTCGAGGGCGCAAGGGACGCGTTTTTGCGCCACGGCGGGGATGAGAAAAATTTGAGCTTGATTTTAGTACCGGGCGCGTTTGAGATACCGATGGCGTTAGAAAAGGCGCTAGCCAGCGGTAAATTTGACGCCATTTGCTGCGTGGGAGCGGTGATCCGCGGCTCTACGCCTCACTTTGACTACGTGAGCGCCGAGACGACCAAGGGCATCGCAAACGTCACGCTAAAATACGGCAAACCTGTGACATTTGGCGTGCTAACCGTCGATAGTATCGAGCAGGCCATCGAGCGAGCAGGCTCAAAGGCCGGAAACAAGGGCTTTGAAGCGATGACGGGCGTGATCGAGATGCTAAATTTGTATAAAAATTTGGAGGCGTAA
- the kdsA gene encoding 3-deoxy-8-phosphooctulonate synthase: MILIAGPCVIESEQLVFDVAKRLVKFNEDKRIDFYFKSSFDKANRTSISSFRGPGLEKGCEILAKVKKEFGFKILTDIHESYQAAPVGEVADVLQIPAFLCRQTDLLVAAAKTKAVVNIKKGQFLAASAMKHSVKKVLETRGISGDGYEVAKQNGVWLTERGSTFGYGNLVVDMRNLVLMREFAPVIFDATHSVQMPSALGEKSGGDARFVPYLARAAAAAGVDGFFYETHVNPCEALCDGPNMLNLDELDANIAQIFKIKDALGDAN; the protein is encoded by the coding sequence ATGATATTAATAGCAGGGCCTTGCGTCATAGAAAGCGAGCAGCTCGTTTTTGACGTGGCAAAGAGACTGGTTAAATTTAACGAAGATAAGCGGATAGATTTTTATTTCAAATCAAGCTTTGATAAGGCAAATCGCACGAGTATAAGCTCGTTTCGCGGGCCTGGACTTGAAAAAGGGTGCGAAATTTTAGCCAAGGTCAAAAAGGAATTCGGTTTTAAAATTTTAACCGATATCCACGAGAGCTATCAGGCTGCACCAGTAGGCGAAGTGGCCGACGTGCTGCAAATCCCGGCGTTTTTGTGCCGCCAAACCGATCTGCTCGTGGCCGCGGCTAAGACAAAAGCGGTCGTAAATATCAAAAAAGGGCAGTTTTTAGCCGCCTCTGCGATGAAGCACTCGGTGAAAAAAGTGCTAGAAACAAGGGGCATTAGCGGCGATGGATACGAGGTCGCTAAACAAAACGGCGTGTGGCTAACGGAGCGAGGCAGTACCTTTGGCTACGGAAATTTGGTTGTAGATATGCGAAATTTGGTGCTGATGAGGGAGTTTGCGCCGGTGATTTTCGACGCTACTCACAGCGTGCAGATGCCGTCGGCTTTGGGCGAGAAAAGCGGCGGCGATGCTAGATTTGTACCATATCTAGCGCGAGCTGCGGCGGCTGCGGGCGTGGACGGATTTTTCTACGAGACGCACGTAAATCCTTGCGAGGCGCTTTGCGACGGGCCGAATATGCTAAATTTGGACGAGCTAGACGCAAATATTGCTCAAATTTTTAAGATAAAAGACGCCCTAGGCGATGCAAACTAA